The following are from one region of the Papaver somniferum cultivar HN1 unplaced genomic scaffold, ASM357369v1 unplaced-scaffold_132, whole genome shotgun sequence genome:
- the LOC113333135 gene encoding solute carrier family 40 member 3, chloroplastic-like gives MGLVTISHPSSISSHLISPSFLRTSSFLSSSSRFSRRTSISSLQWLNQSSSSFTYTTTRVKNFSTRCSTANADVEITHVAAEDEAQDDSSSSIQSGLSIPIVSFCPEILETESLSLLTEDSCVDDIITTLPVLSEEEQRTLAATPAHPAGLYALYASCLAGNLVEQLWNFAWPAAVAMIHPSFLPVAVVGFFTKLAIFFAGPLVGKLMDHFPRVPAYNCLTTVQAAAQLLSVAMIIRAHTVTSIPAASVLLKPWFCVLVLAGAVERLTGLALGVAMERDWVVRLAGTNRPIALAQANAIISRIDLLCEIAGASLFGILLSKYEPVTCLKLAAGSMICSVPVVVSLTWLSNKLSAGVLDRSKSPQAWNISLPEVPSPVHGNLVEIGVDAIKHGWMEYKQQPVLPASLAYVLLYFNIVLTPGGLMTAFLTQRGLNPSIIGGFSGLCAFMGVAATFISASLVKRLGILKAGAAGLIFQAFLLTVAVAVYWSCSLSQKTPLIFFLFLIVLSRLGHMSYHVLGAQILQTGIPASKANIIGTTELSVASLAEFVMLGVAIIANDVSHFGFIAMLSLSAVIGAAWLFCRWLVNPTDEQKKLFSFDPQF, from the exons ATGGGTTTGGTTACTATTTCTCACCCATCTTCTATCTCTTCTCATCTTATCTCCCCTTCGTTTCTCAGAACAtcaagttttctttcttcttcttctcgattcTCCCGCCGTACCAGTATCTCTTCTCTTCAATGGTTaaatcaatcttcttcttcgtttaCATATACTACTACCAG GgtaaagaatttctcaacaagGTGTTCGACCGCGAATGCTGATGTAGAGATCACTCATGTTGCGGCAGAAGATGAGGCTCAAGATGATTCGTCGTCATCAATCCAATCTGGGTTGTCGATACCAATTGTTAGCTTTTGTCCGGAGATTCTGGAGACAGAGTCCTTGAGTTTACTAACTGAAGATAGTTGCGTAGATGATATTATTACCACTTTGCCT GTTCTTTCAGAAGAGGAGCAGAGAACCTTAGCAGCCACTCCAGCCCATCCTGCAGGACTATACG CTTTATATGCTAGTTGCTTAGCTGGTAACTTGGTGGAGCAACTGTGGAACTTTGCTTGGCCTGCTGCTGTAGCAATGATTCATCCAAGTTTTCTACCGGTGGCTGTTGTTGGTTTCTTTACAAAG CTTGCAATTTTTTTCGCAGGCCCTTTAGTTGGCAAACTTATGGATCACTTTCCTAGGGTACCAGCGTATAACTGTTTGACCACTGTCCAG GCAGCTGCTCAGTTGTTATCTGTTGCAATGATAATTCGTGCTCATACAGTTACCTCTATCCCTGCTGCATCCGTATTGCTTAAGCCTTGGTTCTGTGTGCTAGTACTAGCTGGTGCTGTGGAGAGGCTTACAGGATTGGCACTGGGGGTCGCCATGGAACGCGATTGGGTTGTGCGG TTAGCAGGCACGAACAGGCCAATCGCACTGGCTCAAGCAAATGCTATTATCAGTCGAATTGATCTTCTCTGTGAG ATAGCTGGAGCATCCCTTTTTGGTATTTTGTTATCCAAGTATGAACCAGTGACATGCTTGAAACTTGCTGCTGGCTCGATGATATGCAGCGTGCCTGTGGTG GTATCTCTAACGTGGCTAAGCAATAAGCTGTCAGCTGGTGTTCTTGATCGCTCAAAATCCCCCCAGGCTTGGAATATAAGTTTGCCAGAAGTTCCTTCGCCTGTTCATGGAAATTTAG TTGAAATTGGTGTGGATGCCATCAAGCATGGGTGGATGGAATACAAGCAGCAACCAGTTCTTCCTGCAAGCCTAGCTTATGTACTCCTCTACTTCAATATAGTTCTTACTCCTGGTGGCTTAATGACAGCATTTTTGACGCAGCGTG GTCTAAACCCCTCTATCATTGGCGGGTTTAGTGGATTATGTGCTTTTATGGGCGTTGCTGCAACATTCATTTCTGCAAGTCTCGTGAAGCGGCTTGGCATTCTAAag GCTGGGGCAGCTGGACTTATCTTTCAGGCATTCCTTCTTACAGTAGCTGTTGCTGTGTATTGGAGCTGTTCTCTTTCTCAGAAAACACCCTtaattttcttccttttcttgaTT GTATTATCAAGGTTAGGCCACATGTCATATCATGTTCTTGGGGCCCAGATTCTTCAGACTGGCATACCAGCTTCAAAAGCAAACATTATTGGAACTACAGAGCTCTCGGTGGCAAGTCTAGCAGAGTTTGTGATGTTGGGAGTTGCAATAATTGCGAATGATGTTTCTCATTTTGGTTTTATAGCAATGCTTTCCCTCTCTGCTGTTATTGGGGCAGCGTGGCTTTTCTGCCGATGGTTAGTCAATCCAACTGATGAACAAAAAAAGCTGTTCTCCTTCGATCCTCAGTTTTAA